The Polyodon spathula isolate WHYD16114869_AA chromosome 13, ASM1765450v1, whole genome shotgun sequence genome includes a region encoding these proteins:
- the LOC121326140 gene encoding diphosphomevalonate decarboxylase-like produces MSDEKSNVQSLVTCTAPVNIAVIKYWGKRNESLILPINSSLSVTLHQDQLKTTTTVASSRLFKEDRIWLNGKEDNINHPRLQSCLREIRRLARKRSSDGDNNSEKLNLSHKVHICSINNFPTAAGLASSAAGYACLVYTLARLYGVEGELSEVARQGSGSACRSMYGGFVQWIMGDKPDGKDSIAEQILPETHWPELRVLILVVSAERKPVGSTAGMQTSVQTSPLLKYRAESVVPERMKEMIAAIRRRDFETFGELTMKDSNQFHATCLDTYPPIFYLNDVSKRIISLVHRYNTHYGRTRLAYTFDAGPNAVVYMLEEHVDEFVELIKQYFPPETNGEQFLKGLAVSPVSVTEELKSAIGMDSCPRGISYIINTKAGPGPRVAEYTSLHLLGSDGLPKHLKQSA; encoded by the exons ATGTCTGACGAAAAGTCTAATGTGCAGTCACTAGTGACTTGCACTGCTCCCGTGAATATTGCTGTCATTAAATACT gGGGGAAGAGGAATGAGAGTTTAATTTTACCTATCAATTCCTCCTTGAGTGTCACCCTTCATCAAGACCAG CTAAAGACAACAACAACGGTGGCATCAAGTCGGCTTTTTAAGGAGGATCGAATCTGGCTTAATGGCAAAGAGGACAATATCAACCATCCGCGGCTCCAGTCCTGCTTAAGAGAAA TCCGTCGCCTGGCCAGGAAACGAAGCAGTGATGGAGACAATAACTCTGAGAAGTTAAACCTGTCCCACAAAGTTCACATCTGCTCCATAAACAACTTTCCAACCGCTGCTGGGTTGGCATCCTCTGCAGCAGGCTATGCTTGCCTGG TGTACACACTAGCAAGGCTGTATGGAGTAGAAGGGGAGCTGTCTGAAGTGGCTCGCCAGGGATCGGGCAGTGCCTGCAGGAGTATGTACGGGGGCTTTGTGCAGTGGATCATGGGAGACAAGCCTGATGGAAAGGACAGCATCGCAGAGCAGATACTGCCAGAGACTCACTGGCCTGAGCTCCGAGTCCTCATACTGGTG GTGAGTGCAGAGCGGAAGCCAGTAGGAAGCACAGCTGGGATGCAGACAAGTGTCCAAACCAGTCCCCTTCTAAAG TATCGGGCAGAGTCTGTTGTTCCTGAGCGGATGAAAGAGATGATTGCTGCAATCCGAAGGCGGGATTTTGAAACATTCGGAGAACTGACCATGAAAGACAGCAACCAATTCCATGCCACCTGTCTGGACACATACCCTCCCATCTTCTACCTGAATGATGTGTCCAAGCGCATCATCAGCCTAGTGCATCGCTACAACACTCACTACGGAAGGACGCGA CTTGCATACACATTTGATGCTGGCCCTAACGCTGTGGTGTACATGCTGGAGGAGCATGTGGATGAGTTTGTGGAGCTGATCAAGCAATACTTTCCCCCAGAGACCAACGGTGAACA GTTCCTAAAAGGGCTGGCAGTGAGCCCAGTGTCTGTAACAGAGGAGCTGAAATCTGCCATTGGGATGGACTCGTGTCCCAGAGGAATCAGTTATATCATTAACACAAAG GCAGGACCGGGCCCTCGGGTTGCAGAATATACAAGCCTCCACCTGCTGGGCTCAGATGGGCTTCCAAAGCACTTGAAGCAAAGTGCCTGA